The genomic DNA AAATGATGCGTTGACGCCAAATCCGTTGTGGATTTGGCGTTTTTTAGCGGTTTTGGGGGTTGCGAGGTGTATTTGGCCGGGAATGAGGAGTGCTCATTGCGGAGGAAACGCGCTTGCCCGGGAATGCCGCGCGCTCATTGCGGAATAAACGACCTCACCCTGGGAATATTCAACCCTTCTCCAACAAAAAAACAGAACCGCCGTAACGGTTCTGCTGCATTTATCTATTTAATATACTTTATCGCCATTGAAGATTGAGTTTTTAACTACTACGTAATCGACTGTGCGGATTGCATCGAGAGTATTGCCGCCGGCATATGATATAGAAGACTGAAGATCCTGCTGCATTTCTCTCAGCGTTGCAGCCAATGGCCCTTTGTATTCTACATACATTTTCTTGCCTTCAACATTTTTGTGTTCACCTTTTTGGAATTCAGATGCTGAACCGAAATATTCCTTATATTTCTGACCGTTTTCCTCGTATACAGTCCCCGGTGATTCTTCGTGTCCTGCAAACAGTGAACCGATCATTACCATCGATGCACCGAATCTTACTGATTTAGCGATATCACCGTGTGTACGGATTCCGCCGTCGGCGATAATCGGTTTTGATGCCGCTTTTGCACATAAACGCAGTGCAGCAAGCTGCCATCCGCCTGTACCAAATCCAGTTTTTATTTTCGTAATACATACTTTACCCGGACCGATTCCAACTTTGGTAGCGTCCGCACCTGCATGTTCAAGTTCTCTTACTGCTTCAGGTGTGCCGACGTTACCTGCAATCAGAAACGCCTCAGGAATATTCTTTTTAATGTGCTTAATCATATCCATTACTCTGTCTGAATGACCGTGAGCAATGTCAATTGTAATATAGTCAGGCACTAAGCTTTGTTCTTTTAAGCTGAGTACAAAATCGTACTCTTCAGGTTTAATCCCGACACTTATAGAAGAAATCAGGTTTTTATCTCTCATTTTATTAATAAAATCGATGCGTGTTTCAGGTTTGAAACGGTGCATTATATAGAAGTATCCATTTTCCGCCAGATATTCTGCAATATTTTCATCAATGATAGTCTGCATATTCGCAGGCACTACAGGCAGTTTGAATGTGTGCTTGCCGAATTTAATTGACGTATCACACTCTGAACGACTGTCCACAATACATTTGTTCGGAATTAACTGTATATCTTCATAATCAAAAACGTTTTCCATGATAAAAGCTCCTCTAATCCGCATATTATTTAAATGATGTTTCAATCTCGTTCGCCAATAGGGATTATATTAGATTTAAAAGTGCATGTCAACGAACTTGCAGAAATAAAAAAAGAATCGAAATAAATTTCGATTCTATCCTTTGAACATGCTTGCCAGTTTACCGAAGAATCCTTTTTTAGGTTCTTCAATCTGCTGTTTGGCAGTATCTTCTGTATTCACTTCTTCTGCTGGTTCCGATGTTACCTTCTCTTCCTGTGCACTCAGGTCGATTGTACCAGTGTTCTGCTTTTCAGTCTCCACAGATTTTTCGGCAGTTTCTTCGGTCTCAACGGCAGTTTCTTCCTCGGCAGCATCTTCTTCTGCCACAGCCTCCTCTGCTTCTTCAGCCGGCTCCTCTTCAACAGTCTCTTCTTCCACTGCTTCCTCTTCTTCAGCAGGAGCTTCAACAACGATTTCTTCCTCTGTTGTTTCCGGCGTCACGGTTTCTTCCATGCCCGTTTCTTCCGAAGCATCTTCTGTTGTGTCTTCCGCGATGGATGTTTCAACTTTTTCTACCGGGTTGTATTCAAGTGCTTTAAGATCATATTCCTCAAGTCTGTGCACCAGTGTGCTTATATTTGATTTAAGCTCTTTGTTTTCATTTTGGATTTCATCCAGCTTTTCAAGTACCAGCGCAAGTAATCTCGAAACGTCGCTGTCCGACATTTTAGAAATCTGATTTTCACTTGGCATCTCTTCAAAGTCATCCATATTTTCAATGATTTCATCTGCTGCGGAGTCCAGAGTATTTCCCGGAGACTTCGCAATTTTAATCATTTCCTGTAAAACACTCACATCTTTTTTAGAAAACAATCTTCTGTTGTGTTCATCTTTTGCAACTTCATAATTTCTGTCTTCAAGTAATCTAACGTATTTTCTAACGTTCTGATCAGACAGTTCTACCATGTCCGTTACTTGAGCTGTTGTATAGTATATAACGTTCTGTGACTGACTCACTCGTATCACTCCTGTAATTGAATTAACCTAATTATAACGCTTATCGTTATTATTATCTACCACTTTCTTATGCGGTGTATTGCCGTTATTAATTTTAAGTTTTCGCAATATTCCAGCAAGTCATTGACTTGTATAGACTTAGTTTATATATTTAACATATCTTTCATAAAATACATAGACGAAAAGGATGGTAAATATTGGACACTAAATTATCTCAAATTTCATTAAAACCTGACCATACAGGTGCGACGACCAGCCCTATATATTTATCAACTGCATTTAAACACGACGGTGTCGGACAGTCTACAGGATTCGACTACACGCGGACTAAAAATCCGACGCGTTCCCATTTCGAAGAAGCATTCGCAGAACTGGAAGGCGGCACTCATTCTTTCGCCACTTCAAGCGGCATGGCAGCTGTTCAGCTTTGCTGCAACTTACTTAACAGCGGCGATGAAGTAATCGTCAGTTTCGACTTATACGGCGGTACATACAGAATCTTTGATTTCTATGAAAAGAAATACAACATCAGATTCCACTATGCAGATTTTAATAACCATGAAGAGCTGACTTCTCTAATCACCCGTAAGACCCGGGCATTCTTTATCGAGCCCATCACCAATCCTTCCATGGAAACAACAGATTTACCACCTCTGTACAAAATTGCACAGGAAAATAATATCCTGACTATTATCGATAACACATTCTTAACACCATACTTATCAAGGCCGCTGACAGAAGGTGCGGATATCGTACTTCATTCAGCAACCAAATATATCGGCGGTCATAACGACGTTCTTGCCGGCGTTGTCACGGTTAAAGATGAAACTCTCGCTGAACAACTCGGTTTGTACCACAATATGATCGGTGCCACATTATCACCGTTCGACGGCTTCCTGCTGCTCCGCGGTTTAAAAACGCTGCACGTCAGAATGGACCGTCAAATCGACAACGCAAAAAAAGTCGCTGCACATTTTAAAAACCATGAAGCAGTCGATAAAGTGCTCTATGCCGGAACGACAGGCATGCTCAGTCTCCGTTTCAAAAAGACACACAGCGTAAACACATTCCTGGAAAAGATTGAACTCTGTACATTCGCCGAGAGTCTCGGCGGTACCGAAACATTTATCACCTTCCCGTTTACTCAGACTCATGCCGAGATGCCGGATGAAGAGCGCATCAAACGCGGAATCGATGATTCACTGATTCGTCTGTCCATCGGCATTGAAAACGCGGATGATATTATTCAGGATATCGAACAGGCCATCAGTCAATCGGTGAAATAAAAAAGCAGGCATCAGTTCCGCTCTGGAATCTGATGCCTGTCTATTTTAAATCAGCTTAACAATGCACCTGTCTCATGACTTTTCAGTCTTAAAGTATCAGTTGTGCGTTCGTTCATTTCTTTAAACATCTCAGGATTGTCAGATAATGAAGTACCGTAAGTCGGGATCATTTCCTTAATCTTATCCTGCCACGTTCCAAACTCTTCAGGGAATGCCTGTTTTAACAGTTCAAGCATTGCATCAACACATACAGAAGCACCTGGTGAAGCACCAAGCAGTGCCGCAATTGAACCGTCTTCAGAAACAATCGTTTCCGTACCGAACATCAACGTCCCTTTTCCTTTGTCCGTATCTTTAATCATCTGTACACGCTGACCTGCTGTAATTGTCTTCCAGTCTTTAGACTGTGCTTCCGGAATAAATTCACGGAGCTCGTCCATACGTTCTTCGTCTTTAAGAAGAACCTGCTGTATTAAATATTTAGTCAGACCCATTTCTTTCGCACCGGCTGACAGCATAGTCAGAACGTTATACGGTTTAACCGAGCCGATCAAGTCCATGTAAGAACCTGTCTTCAGGAATTTCGGAGAGAAGCCGGCAAACGGTCCGAACAGTAACGATCTCTTGCCGTCGATATAACGTGTATCAAGATGCGGTACTGACATCGGCGGTGCGCCGACTTTTGCTTTACCGTACACTTTAGCTTCGTGCCGGTTCACCACTTCTTCATCATCACATACGAGGAACAGCCCGCTGACCGGGAAGCCTCCGATATTTTTAGATTCCGGAATATTTGTCTTCTGCAGTAACGGCAGACTGCCGCCGCCCGCACCGATAAATACAAAGTCTGCTGTGTGGTATTCCATCTTGCTGTTGTTCATATTTTTAACTTTAACCTGCCACTTTTCTTTTTGTGTGCGTCGGATATCCTGAACAGCATGCTTGAAATTCATTTCAACACCCTGCTCTTTCAATTTCGCGAATAATTTCTTAGTCAGACTGCCGAAGTTAATGTCCGTCCCTGAATCAATACGCGTCACAGCGATTTCTTCATTCGGGTCGCGCCCTTCCATCATCAGGGGAAGCCATTCTTTCAGTACTTCGTGGTCGTCACTGTATTCCATCCCTTCAAACAGCGGACTTTCAGTCAGTTTTTCAACACGCTTCTTAAGGAACTCCACATTCTTTTCGCCTTCTACAAAACTCATGTGGGGAACTGTGCGGATAAAGTCTTCCGGATTACCCATATAGCCCTTTTCAATTAAATACGCCCACAGTTGTTTTGAAATCTGGAACTGCTCATTAATTTTAACAGCTTTTGCAGTATCTATTGAGCCGTCTGCCAGCTCCGGTGTATAGTTCAGCTCACATAACGCAGAATGTCCTGTACCGGCGTTATTCCATGCGTTTGAACTTTCGATTGCAACATCATCAAGCTTTTCAAAAACTTTAATGTTCCAGTCGGGTTTTAATTCTTTTAACAGTGTTCCGAGTGTAGCGCTCATAATCCCGCCGCCAATCAGAACCACGTCCGTTTTGCTAATAGAAGTAGTCATACTTAAATTGATGCCCCTTATCATTATTTTAGTATATTAACAGTCAGTAACAGTATACTCCTTTTTTCCATCTTCTGAAAGTCATATTATGAAATGTGTTATACCAATAATTAAAAGTGTTATACTAATTGAAACAAAAAAATGCGCTGTAACAGCGCACCTTAAACTTTATTATTTTCCGCTTTTTTCATTCACAAACTGAGCGAAGGATTCAGCGTCTCCCGAAGTAATGTCAACCATTGCTATTTTCCCCATACCTTCCGGGAATTCTATAAACAGTACATTATCTTCAACATATGACTGCACAATATCCGGATAGGCAAACACTCTGGTGTAGGCCTCACCGTTCATATCTACATTCATGAACATACGTTCATTTGTCGTCATATATGCACCCGGGAAGTGCGCCTGGTCCCTTACTTTATAAAGTACTGTACCTTCCACTGATGGTCCAAACTTCTCTGTCGGATAAAGATCCGCTTCTGTTAAATTAATTAAGCTCACAGTTTATCCTCCTAAAAATCGTTTAATATTTTCCAGTTCTTATCCTGTGCGACGGACAGGAGATCACTGTCCGGTGCTACTGCCACCGGTTTGCCGACAAGTTCCAGCATTTTAAGATCCGTTATACTGTCACTGTACGCCTGACTGTTCGTCCAGTCCACTTCTTTGTTTTTGAAATGTTCTTTTATAATATCGATTTTACGATCCGCAAACATGCGTTCAAACCGCGTTTTGTAATCCAGCTTGTTGCCGTTGTAATGTATTTTTGAGCCGACGATATAATCGAATCCGACACCTTTAAATAACGCTTCGAGTAAAGGTATAAAAGCACCGGAAATCAGCACGATATAATAATTTTCCTGCTTCAGCTGCTGAATTTTTTCAAGCAGCGAAGTTCTGAGCTCTTCGCTCATCTCATTTGCAACATCTGCAAAAAACCCGTCAATTTCCTGTTTGGAATAACCTTTGAAAGAAAGTATGTACGATTCCAATGCTCTGTTCTGCATTTTGATTTTCGGCACCATCTTCATTTTATAACCAAAATATGCAGGTGCAAAATGACGGACAAAGTGTTTATAGTTCTTTTTATATTTCGGGTGGCTTTTCAAATGCGCACGCAGTGTTTCAAATGTTTCATGCGGATATAAAGTCCCGTCAAAATCAAATAATGCAACTTTCATGTCGGTCTATTCCTCTCCATGGATTATTAATCTACTCTAAACATTTTACCATAAACAGATTAGGGTATATACTAATATGCAATGACTATTAGGAGGTTGTTTCATGGATTTAACAGTTTATTTGGCAGGCGAGATTCACAGTGACTGGAGAGACAAAATTCAATCGCTGGCAGCAGAAAAAGATTTACCGTTAACTTTTGTTTCACCTCAGACGAATCATGATTTATCTGACGATATCGGTGAAAATATTCTCGGTGAACAGCCAAACAAGTACTACCGCGATGATGCAGCATCGGGCATTAACAATCTGCGCACGCAGGTTCTAATGAACAAAGCTGACGTAGTAATCGCTCTTTTCGGCGAAGAATATAAACAGTGGAATACTGCAATGGATGCGACTACAGCCATTAATAACGGCAAACCGTTAATTTTAGTCCGTCCGGAAAAATTAATCCATCCATTAAAAGAAATTTCCGAGAAAGCGAACGTCGTAACAAGCTCAGTAGAACAGGCCGTTGAAGTGCTAGCATATATTTACAAATAAAATAAATTCTTTAAGAACCGCTCAGTAACAGGATTACCGGGCGGTTTTCCATCTGAATCAGCAGATAAGTAACCCGACCACGTTGTAATAGTGCTCTATCATGGTTATAATCGGCTTATGTGTAATTCTATTCTTCTGTTTCGAAAGATTGGATTACTTCATGGTTTATGTATTAATCCTGCATAAACAGTTTTACAATTTTATAAAGGGGAGAGGTTTTTGAATGATTCTTAACACAACAGCAGGATCGACTTTCACCTTCACAGCAGGGTGGGAACAGTACGTGATGATGGCGGTGTATTTCCTCGTCTTAGTCGCGATTGGGGTTTATGCATACAATAAATCCACATCAAATCTTAATGAGTATATGCTCGGCGGCCGTAATATCGGTCCTTGGGTAACGGCATTGTCTGCCGGAGCTTCTGACATGTCTGGCTGGATGCTGATGGGACTTCCAGGAAGCATGTACAGTGTCGGACTCTCAAGTATTTGGATTGCTGTAGGTTTAACTGTCGGGGCTTACGTGAACTACATAGTTGTCGCTCCAAGACTCCGCGTTTACTCGGAAGTCTCAAACGACTCAATTACGCTCCCGGACTTTTTTGAAAACCGCTTTAAAGACAGTAAGCACATGCTGCGCATTATCGCAGGTCTCGTAATTGTCATATTCTTCGCTGTCTATACAGCCAGCGGAATGGTATCGGGCGGTAAATTATTTGAAAGTGCATTTAACTTACCGTATCACTGGGGCTTATTCGTTACAGCCGGCGTAGTTGTAATCTACACATTCTTCGGCGGTTACCTGGCCGTAAGTCTTACCGACTTCTTCCAGGGAACGATAATGTTTATCGCTATCGTTATGATTCCAATCGCAACATGGATGACTCTGACTGGAGACGGTGTTGAGCCGTTTGTCAGAATCGAAGAGCTGGGTGCGATTGCTGATATCAACTATCTTTCACTGATCAGCGGTGTATCGATTATTACCATTATCAGTAACCTTGCATGGGGATTCGGTTACTTTGGACAGCCTCATATCATCGTACGCTTTATGTCTATCAGATCACATAAAATCGTACCTAAGGCTCGCCGTATTGGTATTATCTGGATGACAATCTCGCTTATCGGTGCTTGTTTAACAGGTTTACTCGGTATTGCTTTCACAGATGCAACACGTCACGAAGTTGCAGATGCTGAGACAATTCTCATTCTTATGAGTCAGGTTCTTTTCCACCCGTTAGTCGGCGGATTCTTCCTGGCAGCAATTTTAGCAGCAATCATGAGTACAATTTCTTCACAGCTTCTTGTTACTTCAAGTTCACTTGTACAGGACTTCTATAAAATGGTCCGTCTGAAAATGATCGGCGGTAAAGAAACGAAGACTGAAGAAGAACAGGATAAACTGTTTGTGCTTGCCGGCCGTATTTCTGTAGTAATAGTAGCAATTGTCGCTATTCTTATTGCATGGGACGACGAATCTGTAATTCTTGATATCGTTGCAAACGCCTGGGCAGGCTTCGGTGCTGCATTCGGTCCATTAATGGTTATGGCAT from Jeotgalicoccus saudimassiliensis includes the following:
- the putP gene encoding sodium/proline symporter PutP, translated to MILNTTAGSTFTFTAGWEQYVMMAVYFLVLVAIGVYAYNKSTSNLNEYMLGGRNIGPWVTALSAGASDMSGWMLMGLPGSMYSVGLSSIWIAVGLTVGAYVNYIVVAPRLRVYSEVSNDSITLPDFFENRFKDSKHMLRIIAGLVIVIFFAVYTASGMVSGGKLFESAFNLPYHWGLFVTAGVVVIYTFFGGYLAVSLTDFFQGTIMFIAIVMIPIATWMTLTGDGVEPFVRIEELGAIADINYLSLISGVSIITIISNLAWGFGYFGQPHIIVRFMSIRSHKIVPKARRIGIIWMTISLIGACLTGLLGIAFTDATRHEVADAETILILMSQVLFHPLVGGFFLAAILAAIMSTISSQLLVTSSSLVQDFYKMVRLKMIGGKETKTEEEQDKLFVLAGRISVVIVAIVAILIAWDDESVILDIVANAWAGFGAAFGPLMVMALHWKGMTRSGAIASIIGGAATVIIWIAAGGFGTGLYEIVPGVIVATLAGIVVSKMTKNQLVPDMVTEFDETERILREDK
- a CDS encoding PLP-dependent transferase; this translates as MLDTKLSQISLKPDHTGATTSPIYLSTAFKHDGVGQSTGFDYTRTKNPTRSHFEEAFAELEGGTHSFATSSGMAAVQLCCNLLNSGDEVIVSFDLYGGTYRIFDFYEKKYNIRFHYADFNNHEELTSLITRKTRAFFIEPITNPSMETTDLPPLYKIAQENNILTIIDNTFLTPYLSRPLTEGADIVLHSATKYIGGHNDVLAGVVTVKDETLAEQLGLYHNMIGATLSPFDGFLLLRGLKTLHVRMDRQIDNAKKVAAHFKNHEAVDKVLYAGTTGMLSLRFKKTHSVNTFLEKIELCTFAESLGGTETFITFPFTQTHAEMPDEERIKRGIDDSLIRLSIGIENADDIIQDIEQAISQSVK
- a CDS encoding malate:quinone oxidoreductase; its protein translation is MTTSISKTDVVLIGGGIMSATLGTLLKELKPDWNIKVFEKLDDVAIESSNAWNNAGTGHSALCELNYTPELADGSIDTAKAVKINEQFQISKQLWAYLIEKGYMGNPEDFIRTVPHMSFVEGEKNVEFLKKRVEKLTESPLFEGMEYSDDHEVLKEWLPLMMEGRDPNEEIAVTRIDSGTDINFGSLTKKLFAKLKEQGVEMNFKHAVQDIRRTQKEKWQVKVKNMNNSKMEYHTADFVFIGAGGGSLPLLQKTNIPESKNIGGFPVSGLFLVCDDEEVVNRHEAKVYGKAKVGAPPMSVPHLDTRYIDGKRSLLFGPFAGFSPKFLKTGSYMDLIGSVKPYNVLTMLSAGAKEMGLTKYLIQQVLLKDEERMDELREFIPEAQSKDWKTITAGQRVQMIKDTDKGKGTLMFGTETIVSEDGSIAALLGASPGASVCVDAMLELLKQAFPEEFGTWQDKIKEMIPTYGTSLSDNPEMFKEMNERTTDTLRLKSHETGALLS
- a CDS encoding YtoQ family protein — its product is MDLTVYLAGEIHSDWRDKIQSLAAEKDLPLTFVSPQTNHDLSDDIGENILGEQPNKYYRDDAASGINNLRTQVLMNKADVVIALFGEEYKQWNTAMDATTAINNGKPLILVRPEKLIHPLKEISEKANVVTSSVEQAVEVLAYIYK
- the guaC gene encoding GMP reductase, which codes for MENVFDYEDIQLIPNKCIVDSRSECDTSIKFGKHTFKLPVVPANMQTIIDENIAEYLAENGYFYIMHRFKPETRIDFINKMRDKNLISSISVGIKPEEYDFVLSLKEQSLVPDYITIDIAHGHSDRVMDMIKHIKKNIPEAFLIAGNVGTPEAVRELEHAGADATKVGIGPGKVCITKIKTGFGTGGWQLAALRLCAKAASKPIIADGGIRTHGDIAKSVRFGASMVMIGSLFAGHEESPGTVYEENGQKYKEYFGSASEFQKGEHKNVEGKKMYVEYKGPLAATLREMQQDLQSSISYAGGNTLDAIRTVDYVVVKNSIFNGDKVY
- a CDS encoding HAD family hydrolase, giving the protein MKVALFDFDGTLYPHETFETLRAHLKSHPKYKKNYKHFVRHFAPAYFGYKMKMVPKIKMQNRALESYILSFKGYSKQEIDGFFADVANEMSEELRTSLLEKIQQLKQENYYIVLISGAFIPLLEALFKGVGFDYIVGSKIHYNGNKLDYKTRFERMFADRKIDIIKEHFKNKEVDWTNSQAYSDSITDLKMLELVGKPVAVAPDSDLLSVAQDKNWKILNDF